ctgtgcaagagcggcgatgtcatgccatgcctgacgtcttcctactgtgtatgctgtccaagagcggcgATGTCACCCCACGcacgacgtcatccgaccatgtgtgttgtccaagtgcggcgatggcatgccacgcccgacgtcgtcctttcttgtgtgttgtccttaggcgttgatggcatgccacactctacgtcgttcgaccgtgtttcctgtccaagggcgatgatggcatgccacgcccgacgccgtccgactgtgtcagctagtccaaaggcgatgatggcatgccacacctgacatcattcaaccttgtttgccgttcaagggctatgatggcatgccacgcccgaattcctttgaccgtgtgtgctgtctaaaggcggtgatgtgatgtcacgcccgacatcgttggaccatgtgtgctgcccaaaagcggtGATATCATACCACGAcagacgtctttcgaccgtgtgtgtttcccaaaggtaagatagcatgccacgcccgacgtctatcgaccgtgtgtgctgtccaaaagcggtgacggcatgtcacgcctgacgtcgtttgaccgtttttgccgtccatgggctattatggcatgccccacccgacgtcgtccgatcgtgtgtgctgcccaaaggcgatgatggcatgccacgcccgacttcgttcgaccttgtgtggtgtccaagggccatgatggcatgccacgcctgacgtcgttcgaccgtgtgtgctgcccaaaggcgatgatgacattccacgcccgacgtcgttcgaccgtgtttgccatccatgggctatgatggtatgccacgcccgacgtcattcgaccgtgtgtgctgcccaaaggcgatgatggcatgccacgcatgacatcgttcgaccgtgtgtgctgtccaatggaggtgatgtcatgccacgcccgacgtagtccgatcgtgtattctgcccaagggcggtgatgtcatgccatgcccaatgtcgtccgaccattaGTGTTGTCCAagagtggtgatgtcatgccacgcctgacatcgttcgaccgtgcgtgcagtccaagggcggtgatgtcatgccacgcccgacgtcgttcgaccatgtgtgctgcccaaaggcgatgatggcatgccacgcccgaagtcgtttaaccgtgtttgccgtccaagggagatgatggcatgccaatctcgatgccgtccgactgtgtgagctagtgcAAAGGTGATGAAAGGAtgcacgcccgacgttgttcgaccatttgtgctgcccaaaggcgatgatggcatgccatgcccgacgtcgttcgaccgtgtgtactgcccaaaggcgatgatggcatgccacaaccgatgttgccgatcgtgtgtgctgtccaagggtggtgatgtcatgccacacctgacgtacccgaccgtgtgtgctctccaagggcggtattatcatgccacgcccgatgtggccaaccgtgtgtgatgcctaagggcggtgatgtcaggccacgcccgacgtagtccgaatgttagtgttgtccaagggcggtgatggcatgccacgcccgacgtagctGACTGTGTGCTCTGTCCAAGGGcatgatgccatgccacacccaacgttgtcgagcgtgtgtgctgtccaagggcggtgatgtcatgccacgcctgacgttgccgatcgtgcgtgcagtccaagggcggtgatgtcatgccacacccgacatcgtttgactggttatgctgcctaaaggcgatgatggaatgcaacggccgacgtcgttcgactgtgtgcttcccaaacgcgatgatggcatgcaacacccgacgtcgcccgatgtagttcgaccgtgtgtgctgcccaagggcaatgaggtcatgccacgcccgacgtcgtttgaccatgtgtgctatctaagggcggtgatgtcatgcaacgcccgacgttgtaagaccgtgcgtgcagttcatgtgcggtgatttcatgccacgcccgacgtagtcctactGTGTGTGGTATCCAAGGGatgtgatgtcataccacgcccgacgtcgtccgaccgtgtgtgctgtccaagggcagtgatgtcatgccacgcccgacgttgctgtctgtgtgctgtccaagggcggtgatgtcatgccacgcccgacgtcgtccaatcgtgcgtgcagtcaatgggcagtgatgtcatgccatgccagacgtcattcgaccgtgtgtgctgtccaagggcggtgatgtcatgccacgcccgacgtcgtcctaacgtgtgtgctgtcccagggctgtgatggcatgccacgcccgacgtcgttcgaccgtgtgtgctgtccaagggcggtgatggcatgccacgcctgacgtcattcgaccgtcaGAGTAGAACAagggcgtattttgcagtccacgcctgTTCTGCGCAGGACTTGTCTGATGCCGCTTGGCCGCGAACATGCTgtgtacgcagacccattttccccttgacatctaacttggctttaaaaaATCGAACCTGACATTTCGAAAAGCTCTTatagtgacatgtcattagtcccttaatatgtcattaggcttgataagtGAAGTTAACATCACGAAAACCTCGCAACGGGGCTTAGCTATAGGACAAGTGTTTGACTGTCGTAGAACGTATAGCTCAACACTTTGCGGCAGACTAATAAACTTCACATGCCATGTTACTTCCGGTAcatatatttcaacacttagttattttttcccctTCCAAGGATTCAAGCAGCACGGGAGCCtctcatttgaaaagttagaaatgattggatttgattttaggggagggggagtgtggggaggacgaatcggagcgacaaagggctgaatctcagtggatcgtggcagcaaggccactctgccacttaataaaccccgtcgcgtatttaagtcgtctacaaaggattctacccgccgctcgatggaaattgtacttcaaggcggtcacagcgacgcttccgtcgcagcgacttagccaacgattCGTGCCCTTGGGGGACATAGGCCCCTACTGCAGTTCGGCAAGCGAACAGCGGgtgcatgcgtcgcttctagcccggattctgacttagaggcatTCATTCATAATCccgcacacggtagcttcgcaccactggcttttcaaccaagcgcgatggccaattgtgtgaatcaacggttcctctcgtactagatttaattactattgcgacactgtcatcagtagggtaaaactcacatgtctcacgacggtctaaacccagctcacgttccctattggtgagtgaacaatccaacacttggtgaattctgcttcacaatgattgtaagagccgacatcgaaggatcaaaaagcaatgtcgctatgaacgctttgCTGCCACAAGACAGTTATCCcagtggtaacttttctgacacttCTAGCTttgaattccgaaggtctaaaggatcatTAGGCCATGCTTTCACAGTTCGTATTCGTaatggaaatcagaatcaaatgagcttttacccttctttaccacacgagatttctgttcttgTTGAGATCATCTTAAGACACCTGCGTTATCATTTAAAAGATATGCCGCCCAAGCAAAACTCCctacctgacaatgtcttcttTCCAGATCGGCCCGTGAAGCGAGCCTttggtccaaaaagaggggcagttcCCCACTCcaattcacggaataagtaaaataacgttaaaagtagtggtatttcccTTTCGCCTTTCGAATTTGataaagtcggactagagtaaagctcaacagggtcttctttccccgctgattctgccaagcccgttcccttggctgtggtttcgctggatagtagacagggacagtgggaatctcgttaatccattcatgtgcgtcactaattagattaCGAGGCATTTGgataccttaagagagtcatagttac
The DNA window shown above is from Solanum lycopersicum chromosome 11, SLM_r2.1 and carries:
- the LOC112940254 gene encoding uncharacterized protein — encoded protein: MIVRADIEGSKSNVAMNALLPQDSYPSGNFSDTSSFEFRRSKGSLGHAFTVRIRNGNQNQMSFYPSLPHEISVLVEIILRHLRYHLKDMPPKQNSLPDNVFFPDRPVKRAFGPKRGAVPHSNSRNK